In one Oryza glaberrima chromosome 2, OglaRS2, whole genome shotgun sequence genomic region, the following are encoded:
- the LOC127763326 gene encoding ent-copalyl diphosphate synthase 1, chloroplastic isoform X1, with amino-acid sequence MIHLHSPPTAPAAFGGAGSADWRRRRRWSWSSSSRAPVAIGGGHLRPCVWRRGGDDGGGEDHHADGGGGGGGGAAWRARATTAGVSSSSSTAKGLQANIIEHETPRITKWPNESRDLDDHQQNNEADEEADDELQPLVEQVRSMLSSMEDGVITASAYDTAWVALVPRLDGEGGAQFPAAVRWIVGSQLADGSWGDEALFSAYDRVINTLACVVALTRWSLHHDQCKQGLQFLNLNLWRLVEEEPDTMPIGFEIAFPSLVEAARGLGIDFPYDHPALKGIYANRELKLKRIPKDMMHIVPTSILHSLEGMPGLDWQRLLKLQCSDGSFLFSPSATAYALMQTGDKKCFAYIDRIIKKFDGGVPNVYPVDLFEHIWVVDRLERLGISRYFQREIEQNMDYVNRHWTEDGICWARNSNVKEVDDTAMAFRLLRLHGYNVSPSVFKNFEKDGEFFCFVGQSTQAVTGMYNLNRASQISFPGEDILQRARNFSYEFLREREAQGTLHDKWIISKDLPGEVQYTLDFPWYASLPRVEARTYIGQYGGNDDVWIGKTLYRMPIVNNATYLELAKQDFNRCQALHQHELQGLQKWFIENGLEAFGMTPEDVLRAYFLAAACIFEPNRASERLAWARVSVLANTISMHFYSDMSSMKRMERFMWSSLYEENGNVLGLEGYAKDGILARTLCQLIDLLSQETPPVREGQKCIHNLIRCAWIEWMMQQINMKDGRYGKGRVMYPGSCTVHNKETCLLIAQIVEICAGRIEEAASMINNTEGSWFIQLASSICDSLHAKMLLSQDTKKNETTINQIDKEIELDMQELAQYLLPRVDDRRINNKTKQTFLSIVKSCYYAANCSPHMLDQHISEVIFEQVI; translated from the exons atgatTCACCTCCACTCCCCGCCGACGGCGCCCGCCGCattcggcggcgccggctcggcggactggcggcggcggcggcggtggtcatggtcgtcgtcgtcccgcgCTCCGGTGGCTATAGGTG GTGGCCATCTTCGTCCGTGCGtttggcggcgcggcggcgacgacggcggcggcgaggatcatcacgccgacggcggcggcggcggcggaggaggagcggcgtggAGGGCGcgggccaccaccgccggcgtgTCGAGCTCCAGCAGTACAGCCAAAG GGCTGCAAGCCAACATCATCGAACATGAGACCCCCCGGATCACGAAATGGCCCAATGAATCACGCGACCTCGACGATCACCAACAAAACAACGAG GCTGATGAGGAGGCAGATGATGAGCTGCAGCCACTGGTCGAGCAGGTGAGGTCGATGCTGTCGTCCATGGAGGACGGCGTGATCACCGCGTCGGCGTACGACACGGCGTGGGTGGCGCTGGTGCCGCGGCtggacggcgagggcggcgcgcaGTTCCCGGCCGCCGTGCGGTGGATCGTCGGCAGCCAGCTCGCCGACGGGTCGTGGGGCGACGAGGCGCTCTTCTCCGCCTACGACCGCGTCATCAACACCCTCGCCTGCGTCGTCGCCCTCACCAGATGGTCCCTCCACCATGACCAGTGCAAGCAAG GGCTTCAGTTTCTGAATCTGAACTTGTGGAGGTTAGTAGAGGAGGAGCCGGATACGATGCCGATTGGGTTTGAGATTGCATTCCCTTCTCTTGTGGAGGCAGCTAGGGGTTTGGGTATTGATTTCCCATATGATCACCCTGCTCTCAAGGGCATTTATGCAAACAGAGAACTCAAGCTTAAGAG GATCCCAAAGGACATGATGCATATAGTCCCAACTTCAATTCTGCATAGCCTTGAAGGGATGCCTGGGCTGGATTGGCAGAGGCTTCTGAAGCTCCAATGCAGTGATGGATCCTTCTTGTTCTCCCCTTCAGCTACTGCTTATGCTCTCATGCAGACCGGTGACAAGAAATGCTTCGCGTACATCGACAGGATCATTAAGAAATTCGACGGAGGCG TTCCGAACGTTTACCCGGTCGATCTTTTTGAGCACATATGGGTTGTCGATCGGTTGGAGCGTCTTGGGATATCACGGTACTTCCAACGAGAGATTGAACAGAACATGGACTATGTCAACAG GCACTGGACTGAAGATGGGATTTGCTGGGCTAGGAACTCCAATGTAAAAGAAGTGGATGACACCGCTATGGCTTTCCGTCTACTACGCCTCCATGGATACAATGTATCACCAA GTGTGTTCAAGAATTTTGAGAAGGATGGGGAGTTCTTCTGTTTTGTGGGGCAATCAACTCAAGCAGTCACTGGGATGTATAACCTGAACAGAGCATCTCAGATAAGTTTTCCAGGAGAAGACATTTTGCAGCGTGCAAGGAATTTCTCATATGAGTTCCTTAGAGAAAGAGAAGCCCAGGGGACACTTCATGATAAATGGATCATCTCCAAGGACCTACCAGGAGAG GTACAATACACACTAGATTTTCCTTGGTATGCGAGCTTGCCACGCGTCGAGGCAAGAACATACATAGGTCAATATGGTGGAAATGATGATGTCTGGATTGGAAAGACACTCTACAG GATGCCAATTGTGAATAACGCTACATATCTCGAGTTGGCGAAACAGGATTTCAACCGTTGTCAAGCTCTACATCAGCATGAGTTGCAGGGTCTACAAAA gtGGTTCATTGAGAATGGCCTGGAAGCTTTTGGGATGACACCTGAAGATGTTTTGAGAGCTTATTTTTTGGCTGCCGCGTGCATTTTCGAACCAAACCGTGCCTCTGAGCGACTTGCATGGGCTAGAGTATCAGTGCTGGCCAACACTATTTCTATGCATTTTTACAGCGATATGTCAAGCATGAAAAGGATGGAGCGTTTCATGTGGAGCAGCCTCTATGAAGAAAATGGCAATGTTTTGGG GCTAGAAGGATATGCAAAAGATGGAATCCTTGCGAGGACACTTTGTCAACTTATAGATTTGTTGTCTCAAGAGACACCGCCAGTTCGAGAAGGTCAAAAGTGTATTCATAATCTCATAAGATGTGCT TGGATTGAATGGATGATGCAACAAATCAATATGAAGGATGGCAGATATGGCAAAGGCAGAGTTATGTATCCAGGGTCATGCACTGTTCATAATAAAGAAACATGTTTACTTATTGCTCAAATTGTTGAAATTTGTGCTGGACGAATTGAGGAGGCAGCATCTATGATAAATAACACCGAAGGTTCTTGGTTTATTCAACTTGCTTCCTCTATTTGCGATTCTCTTCATGCCAAGATGTTACTTTCACAG GATACCAAGAAAAATGAGACaacaataaatcaaattgaCAAGGAAATTGAGTTGGATATGCAAGAACTTGCTCAATATCTTCTTCCAAGAGTTGATGACAGAAGAATTAACAACAAAACCAAGCAGACCTTCTTGAGCATTGTGAAAAGCTGTTACTATGCTGCCAATTGCTCACCACATATGCTTGACCAACACATTTCTGAAGTGATTTTTGAGCAAGTTATTTGA
- the LOC127763326 gene encoding ent-copalyl diphosphate synthase 1, chloroplastic isoform X3, which produces MIHLHSPPTAPAAFGGAGSADWRRRRRWSWSSSSRAPVAIGGGHLRPCVWRRGGDDGGGEDHHADGGGGGGGGAAWRARATTAGVSSSSSTAKGLQANIIEHETPRITKWPNESRDLDDHQQNNEADEEADDELQPLVEQVRSMLSSMEDGVITASAYDTAWVALVPRLDGEGGAQFPAAVRWIVGSQLADGSWGDEALFSAYDRVINTLACVVALTRWSLHHDQCKQGLQFLNLNLWRLVEEEPDTMPIGFEIAFPSLVEAARGLGIDFPYDHPALKGIYANRELKLKRIPKDMMHIVPTSILHSLEGMPGLDWQRLLKLQCSDGSFLFSPSATAYALMQTGDKKCFAYIDRIIKKFDGGVPNVYPVDLFEHIWVVDRLERLGISRYFQREIEQNMDYVNRHWTEDGICWARNSNVKEVDDTAMAFRLLRLHGYNVSPSVFKNFEKDGEFFCFVGQSTQAVTGMYNLNRASQISFPGEDILQRARNFSYEFLREREAQGTLHDKWIISKDLPGEVQYTLDFPWYASLPRVEARTYIGQYGGNDDVWIGKTLYRMPIVNNATYLELAKQDFNRCQALHQHELQGLQNDMSSMKRMERFMWSSLYEENGNVLGLEGYAKDGILARTLCQLIDLLSQETPPVREGQKCIHNLIRCAWIEWMMQQINMKDGRYGKGRVMYPGSCTVHNKETCLLIAQIVEICAGRIEEAASMINNTEGSWFIQLASSICDSLHAKMLLSQDTKKNETTINQIDKEIELDMQELAQYLLPRVDDRRINNKTKQTFLSIVKSCYYAANCSPHMLDQHISEVIFEQVI; this is translated from the exons atgatTCACCTCCACTCCCCGCCGACGGCGCCCGCCGCattcggcggcgccggctcggcggactggcggcggcggcggcggtggtcatggtcgtcgtcgtcccgcgCTCCGGTGGCTATAGGTG GTGGCCATCTTCGTCCGTGCGtttggcggcgcggcggcgacgacggcggcggcgaggatcatcacgccgacggcggcggcggcggcggaggaggagcggcgtggAGGGCGcgggccaccaccgccggcgtgTCGAGCTCCAGCAGTACAGCCAAAG GGCTGCAAGCCAACATCATCGAACATGAGACCCCCCGGATCACGAAATGGCCCAATGAATCACGCGACCTCGACGATCACCAACAAAACAACGAG GCTGATGAGGAGGCAGATGATGAGCTGCAGCCACTGGTCGAGCAGGTGAGGTCGATGCTGTCGTCCATGGAGGACGGCGTGATCACCGCGTCGGCGTACGACACGGCGTGGGTGGCGCTGGTGCCGCGGCtggacggcgagggcggcgcgcaGTTCCCGGCCGCCGTGCGGTGGATCGTCGGCAGCCAGCTCGCCGACGGGTCGTGGGGCGACGAGGCGCTCTTCTCCGCCTACGACCGCGTCATCAACACCCTCGCCTGCGTCGTCGCCCTCACCAGATGGTCCCTCCACCATGACCAGTGCAAGCAAG GGCTTCAGTTTCTGAATCTGAACTTGTGGAGGTTAGTAGAGGAGGAGCCGGATACGATGCCGATTGGGTTTGAGATTGCATTCCCTTCTCTTGTGGAGGCAGCTAGGGGTTTGGGTATTGATTTCCCATATGATCACCCTGCTCTCAAGGGCATTTATGCAAACAGAGAACTCAAGCTTAAGAG GATCCCAAAGGACATGATGCATATAGTCCCAACTTCAATTCTGCATAGCCTTGAAGGGATGCCTGGGCTGGATTGGCAGAGGCTTCTGAAGCTCCAATGCAGTGATGGATCCTTCTTGTTCTCCCCTTCAGCTACTGCTTATGCTCTCATGCAGACCGGTGACAAGAAATGCTTCGCGTACATCGACAGGATCATTAAGAAATTCGACGGAGGCG TTCCGAACGTTTACCCGGTCGATCTTTTTGAGCACATATGGGTTGTCGATCGGTTGGAGCGTCTTGGGATATCACGGTACTTCCAACGAGAGATTGAACAGAACATGGACTATGTCAACAG GCACTGGACTGAAGATGGGATTTGCTGGGCTAGGAACTCCAATGTAAAAGAAGTGGATGACACCGCTATGGCTTTCCGTCTACTACGCCTCCATGGATACAATGTATCACCAA GTGTGTTCAAGAATTTTGAGAAGGATGGGGAGTTCTTCTGTTTTGTGGGGCAATCAACTCAAGCAGTCACTGGGATGTATAACCTGAACAGAGCATCTCAGATAAGTTTTCCAGGAGAAGACATTTTGCAGCGTGCAAGGAATTTCTCATATGAGTTCCTTAGAGAAAGAGAAGCCCAGGGGACACTTCATGATAAATGGATCATCTCCAAGGACCTACCAGGAGAG GTACAATACACACTAGATTTTCCTTGGTATGCGAGCTTGCCACGCGTCGAGGCAAGAACATACATAGGTCAATATGGTGGAAATGATGATGTCTGGATTGGAAAGACACTCTACAG GATGCCAATTGTGAATAACGCTACATATCTCGAGTTGGCGAAACAGGATTTCAACCGTTGTCAAGCTCTACATCAGCATGAGTTGCAGGGTCTACAAAA CGATATGTCAAGCATGAAAAGGATGGAGCGTTTCATGTGGAGCAGCCTCTATGAAGAAAATGGCAATGTTTTGGG GCTAGAAGGATATGCAAAAGATGGAATCCTTGCGAGGACACTTTGTCAACTTATAGATTTGTTGTCTCAAGAGACACCGCCAGTTCGAGAAGGTCAAAAGTGTATTCATAATCTCATAAGATGTGCT TGGATTGAATGGATGATGCAACAAATCAATATGAAGGATGGCAGATATGGCAAAGGCAGAGTTATGTATCCAGGGTCATGCACTGTTCATAATAAAGAAACATGTTTACTTATTGCTCAAATTGTTGAAATTTGTGCTGGACGAATTGAGGAGGCAGCATCTATGATAAATAACACCGAAGGTTCTTGGTTTATTCAACTTGCTTCCTCTATTTGCGATTCTCTTCATGCCAAGATGTTACTTTCACAG GATACCAAGAAAAATGAGACaacaataaatcaaattgaCAAGGAAATTGAGTTGGATATGCAAGAACTTGCTCAATATCTTCTTCCAAGAGTTGATGACAGAAGAATTAACAACAAAACCAAGCAGACCTTCTTGAGCATTGTGAAAAGCTGTTACTATGCTGCCAATTGCTCACCACATATGCTTGACCAACACATTTCTGAAGTGATTTTTGAGCAAGTTATTTGA
- the LOC127763326 gene encoding ent-copalyl diphosphate synthase 1, chloroplastic isoform X2: MIHLHSPPTAPAAFGGAGSADWRRRRRWSWSSSSRAPVAIGGHLRPCVWRRGGDDGGGEDHHADGGGGGGGGAAWRARATTAGVSSSSSTAKGLQANIIEHETPRITKWPNESRDLDDHQQNNEADEEADDELQPLVEQVRSMLSSMEDGVITASAYDTAWVALVPRLDGEGGAQFPAAVRWIVGSQLADGSWGDEALFSAYDRVINTLACVVALTRWSLHHDQCKQGLQFLNLNLWRLVEEEPDTMPIGFEIAFPSLVEAARGLGIDFPYDHPALKGIYANRELKLKRIPKDMMHIVPTSILHSLEGMPGLDWQRLLKLQCSDGSFLFSPSATAYALMQTGDKKCFAYIDRIIKKFDGGVPNVYPVDLFEHIWVVDRLERLGISRYFQREIEQNMDYVNRHWTEDGICWARNSNVKEVDDTAMAFRLLRLHGYNVSPSVFKNFEKDGEFFCFVGQSTQAVTGMYNLNRASQISFPGEDILQRARNFSYEFLREREAQGTLHDKWIISKDLPGEVQYTLDFPWYASLPRVEARTYIGQYGGNDDVWIGKTLYRMPIVNNATYLELAKQDFNRCQALHQHELQGLQKWFIENGLEAFGMTPEDVLRAYFLAAACIFEPNRASERLAWARVSVLANTISMHFYSDMSSMKRMERFMWSSLYEENGNVLGLEGYAKDGILARTLCQLIDLLSQETPPVREGQKCIHNLIRCAWIEWMMQQINMKDGRYGKGRVMYPGSCTVHNKETCLLIAQIVEICAGRIEEAASMINNTEGSWFIQLASSICDSLHAKMLLSQDTKKNETTINQIDKEIELDMQELAQYLLPRVDDRRINNKTKQTFLSIVKSCYYAANCSPHMLDQHISEVIFEQVI; the protein is encoded by the exons atgatTCACCTCCACTCCCCGCCGACGGCGCCCGCCGCattcggcggcgccggctcggcggactggcggcggcggcggcggtggtcatggtcgtcgtcgtcccgcgCTCCGGTGGCTATAG GTGGCCATCTTCGTCCGTGCGtttggcggcgcggcggcgacgacggcggcggcgaggatcatcacgccgacggcggcggcggcggcggaggaggagcggcgtggAGGGCGcgggccaccaccgccggcgtgTCGAGCTCCAGCAGTACAGCCAAAG GGCTGCAAGCCAACATCATCGAACATGAGACCCCCCGGATCACGAAATGGCCCAATGAATCACGCGACCTCGACGATCACCAACAAAACAACGAG GCTGATGAGGAGGCAGATGATGAGCTGCAGCCACTGGTCGAGCAGGTGAGGTCGATGCTGTCGTCCATGGAGGACGGCGTGATCACCGCGTCGGCGTACGACACGGCGTGGGTGGCGCTGGTGCCGCGGCtggacggcgagggcggcgcgcaGTTCCCGGCCGCCGTGCGGTGGATCGTCGGCAGCCAGCTCGCCGACGGGTCGTGGGGCGACGAGGCGCTCTTCTCCGCCTACGACCGCGTCATCAACACCCTCGCCTGCGTCGTCGCCCTCACCAGATGGTCCCTCCACCATGACCAGTGCAAGCAAG GGCTTCAGTTTCTGAATCTGAACTTGTGGAGGTTAGTAGAGGAGGAGCCGGATACGATGCCGATTGGGTTTGAGATTGCATTCCCTTCTCTTGTGGAGGCAGCTAGGGGTTTGGGTATTGATTTCCCATATGATCACCCTGCTCTCAAGGGCATTTATGCAAACAGAGAACTCAAGCTTAAGAG GATCCCAAAGGACATGATGCATATAGTCCCAACTTCAATTCTGCATAGCCTTGAAGGGATGCCTGGGCTGGATTGGCAGAGGCTTCTGAAGCTCCAATGCAGTGATGGATCCTTCTTGTTCTCCCCTTCAGCTACTGCTTATGCTCTCATGCAGACCGGTGACAAGAAATGCTTCGCGTACATCGACAGGATCATTAAGAAATTCGACGGAGGCG TTCCGAACGTTTACCCGGTCGATCTTTTTGAGCACATATGGGTTGTCGATCGGTTGGAGCGTCTTGGGATATCACGGTACTTCCAACGAGAGATTGAACAGAACATGGACTATGTCAACAG GCACTGGACTGAAGATGGGATTTGCTGGGCTAGGAACTCCAATGTAAAAGAAGTGGATGACACCGCTATGGCTTTCCGTCTACTACGCCTCCATGGATACAATGTATCACCAA GTGTGTTCAAGAATTTTGAGAAGGATGGGGAGTTCTTCTGTTTTGTGGGGCAATCAACTCAAGCAGTCACTGGGATGTATAACCTGAACAGAGCATCTCAGATAAGTTTTCCAGGAGAAGACATTTTGCAGCGTGCAAGGAATTTCTCATATGAGTTCCTTAGAGAAAGAGAAGCCCAGGGGACACTTCATGATAAATGGATCATCTCCAAGGACCTACCAGGAGAG GTACAATACACACTAGATTTTCCTTGGTATGCGAGCTTGCCACGCGTCGAGGCAAGAACATACATAGGTCAATATGGTGGAAATGATGATGTCTGGATTGGAAAGACACTCTACAG GATGCCAATTGTGAATAACGCTACATATCTCGAGTTGGCGAAACAGGATTTCAACCGTTGTCAAGCTCTACATCAGCATGAGTTGCAGGGTCTACAAAA gtGGTTCATTGAGAATGGCCTGGAAGCTTTTGGGATGACACCTGAAGATGTTTTGAGAGCTTATTTTTTGGCTGCCGCGTGCATTTTCGAACCAAACCGTGCCTCTGAGCGACTTGCATGGGCTAGAGTATCAGTGCTGGCCAACACTATTTCTATGCATTTTTACAGCGATATGTCAAGCATGAAAAGGATGGAGCGTTTCATGTGGAGCAGCCTCTATGAAGAAAATGGCAATGTTTTGGG GCTAGAAGGATATGCAAAAGATGGAATCCTTGCGAGGACACTTTGTCAACTTATAGATTTGTTGTCTCAAGAGACACCGCCAGTTCGAGAAGGTCAAAAGTGTATTCATAATCTCATAAGATGTGCT TGGATTGAATGGATGATGCAACAAATCAATATGAAGGATGGCAGATATGGCAAAGGCAGAGTTATGTATCCAGGGTCATGCACTGTTCATAATAAAGAAACATGTTTACTTATTGCTCAAATTGTTGAAATTTGTGCTGGACGAATTGAGGAGGCAGCATCTATGATAAATAACACCGAAGGTTCTTGGTTTATTCAACTTGCTTCCTCTATTTGCGATTCTCTTCATGCCAAGATGTTACTTTCACAG GATACCAAGAAAAATGAGACaacaataaatcaaattgaCAAGGAAATTGAGTTGGATATGCAAGAACTTGCTCAATATCTTCTTCCAAGAGTTGATGACAGAAGAATTAACAACAAAACCAAGCAGACCTTCTTGAGCATTGTGAAAAGCTGTTACTATGCTGCCAATTGCTCACCACATATGCTTGACCAACACATTTCTGAAGTGATTTTTGAGCAAGTTATTTGA